From a single Micromonospora pallida genomic region:
- a CDS encoding penicillin-binding transpeptidase domain-containing protein: MPLTYPPRRSRTRRLLAAVFAVVVTGTVLVGCSDSDGPEDSVDAFLAGWRSGDLHAVGFRDPTGARVPAERVVEEIRELSGALADQPPTLRRSGEPTITRDSAEGRITVEWTLPGDTRWAYERPIRLVRGGDDAWQVIWEPSLVHEALLRGDRLAVRRVVAPRAAVLDGAGAPIVAARPVVRVGVQPNEVTDAAALARQLDAAFRAIRPAITPPVDVSDLPKQLADAKPDAFVEVVTLRAEAYQQIRPRIYDLPGTKFREEKLELAPTREFARALLGSVDPATADDLAAKPDVYAEGDQVGHGGLQGRYDERLRGTVGLSVGTERRGSDGTWARTETEVFRKDPQPGEPLRTTLDPATQNAADAALRGERRRAALVAVRISDGALLAVANGPGAAGENLAFNAQVPPGSTFKMVSTLGLLDRGAVTLDGPVDCPKTFTVDGRTFKNSDNFALGKVPFRTDFAKSCNTAFAALAPKLDANGLADTGRALGLEATWNLGVDAFTGKVSTGGSPAELAAAAFGQGTTLVSPVAMAAATAAVARGRWEQPKLLLDPAPGQPAPAGPQLTPEHVDPLRTMMREVVTKGTATALRGVPGDPVHGKTGTAEYDDNPANTHSWFVGWQGDIAVAVFVEKGGSSADSAVPITARFLRALA, encoded by the coding sequence ATGCCACTCACGTACCCGCCCCGGCGGTCGCGTACCCGTCGCCTGCTCGCCGCGGTCTTCGCGGTCGTCGTCACCGGCACCGTACTCGTCGGCTGCTCGGACAGCGACGGGCCGGAGGACAGCGTCGACGCGTTCCTCGCCGGATGGCGGTCCGGGGACCTCCACGCGGTCGGCTTCCGTGACCCGACCGGCGCCCGGGTGCCGGCCGAGCGGGTGGTCGAGGAGATCAGGGAGCTCTCCGGCGCGCTGGCCGACCAGCCGCCCACCCTGCGCCGGTCCGGGGAGCCGACGATCACCCGGGATTCGGCCGAGGGGCGGATCACCGTTGAGTGGACGCTACCGGGCGACACCCGGTGGGCGTACGAGCGACCGATCCGGTTGGTTCGGGGCGGGGACGACGCGTGGCAGGTCATCTGGGAGCCCTCCTTGGTCCACGAGGCGTTGCTGCGCGGCGACCGGCTCGCCGTACGCCGGGTCGTCGCGCCCCGCGCCGCCGTGCTCGACGGAGCGGGCGCGCCGATCGTCGCGGCCCGCCCGGTGGTACGGGTGGGCGTACAGCCCAACGAGGTCACCGACGCCGCGGCACTGGCCCGCCAGTTGGACGCCGCGTTCCGGGCCATTCGTCCGGCCATCACCCCGCCGGTCGACGTGTCCGACCTGCCCAAGCAACTGGCCGACGCGAAACCGGACGCGTTCGTCGAGGTGGTCACCCTGCGCGCGGAGGCGTACCAGCAGATCCGCCCGCGCATCTACGACCTGCCCGGCACCAAGTTCCGGGAAGAGAAGCTGGAGTTGGCGCCGACCCGGGAGTTCGCCCGCGCCCTGCTCGGCTCGGTCGACCCGGCCACCGCCGACGACCTGGCCGCCAAGCCCGACGTCTACGCCGAGGGTGACCAGGTCGGTCACGGCGGCCTCCAGGGCCGGTACGACGAGCGGCTGCGCGGCACCGTCGGACTCAGCGTGGGCACCGAACGCCGAGGGTCGGACGGCACCTGGGCCCGGACCGAGACCGAGGTGTTCCGGAAGGACCCGCAGCCTGGAGAGCCCCTCCGCACCACCCTCGACCCGGCGACCCAGAACGCGGCGGACGCCGCCCTGCGGGGTGAACGACGCCGGGCCGCCCTGGTCGCGGTCCGGATCAGCGACGGCGCGCTGCTCGCCGTGGCGAACGGCCCCGGCGCGGCCGGGGAGAACCTCGCGTTCAACGCCCAGGTGCCGCCCGGCTCGACCTTCAAGATGGTCAGCACGCTCGGCCTGCTCGACCGGGGCGCGGTGACCCTGGACGGCCCGGTCGACTGTCCGAAGACCTTCACCGTCGACGGCCGGACCTTCAAGAACTCGGACAACTTCGCCCTGGGCAAGGTGCCGTTCCGGACCGACTTCGCCAAGTCCTGCAACACCGCCTTCGCCGCGCTCGCCCCGAAACTCGACGCGAACGGCCTCGCCGACACCGGCCGGGCGCTCGGCCTGGAGGCCACCTGGAACCTCGGCGTGGACGCCTTCACCGGCAAGGTCTCCACCGGCGGCTCCCCCGCCGAGCTGGCCGCCGCCGCGTTCGGTCAGGGCACCACCCTGGTCAGCCCGGTCGCCATGGCCGCCGCCACCGCCGCCGTCGCCCGAGGCCGCTGGGAACAGCCGAAACTGCTGCTCGACCCGGCCCCCGGACAGCCCGCGCCGGCCGGCCCGCAACTCACGCCCGAGCATGTCGACCCGCTGCGCACGATGATGCGCGAGGTGGTCACCAAGGGCACCGCCACCGCCCTGCGCGGCGTACCCGGCGACCCGGTGCACGGCAAGACCGGCACCGCCGAGTACGACGACAACCCGGCCAACACGCACTCCTGGTTCGTCGGCTGGCAGGGCGACATCGCCGTCGCCGTCTTCGTCGAGAAGGGCGGCTCCAGCGCCGACTCGGCCGTCCCGATCACCGCCCGCTTCCTCCGCGCCCTCGCCTGA
- a CDS encoding NAD-glutamate dehydrogenase encodes MDRRPAIKPGPDLRPDGPGRDDSFESTTDRNGYGRLHTGATGMSGASVDTLIDPGLPPVGYDGEDVELDEPVPNAERLVAQAVALAGGDHGAATLVDRFWRFAPDEELIGFTAEEMLDAARAHRELAEQRVPGELKLRIHEPDAEQHHTVIEIVTDDMPFLVDSVTSLLNSHHLDVHLLVHPLVVVRREPLGRLAEVAADVEPDDAIDGDIVESWMHIEIDPIRDAAQRDRLRTELKRVLTDVREAVEDWPKMRQRAVALADELAAVRTSEHRPPVPEKDITDSVELLRWLAHDHFTFLGYREYQLVDIPSGDGDRPGGQALEAVLGTGLGILRQDRTEPRTLSSMTPEAHEKVLEKRLLIITKANSRATVHRTAYLDYIGFKIFNDAGEVIGERRFLGLFSTAAYRTSVRELPVVRRKVAEVMERSGLSPRSHSGKDLLQILETYPRDELFQIKTDDLYHAVIGVLRMAGRRQLRVFLRRDGYGRFLSCLIYLPRDRFTTQNRLRMQDILLRELNGVGVDYTTRVTESMLARVHFIVRTDPTNPPGDVDADLLAEELADATRLWDDDYRLVLERKLGDEQAKHLFTRYADAFPEGYKDGHTPYEAMKDLAKLELLEEPGQLEMHLFRKQLAPRHGGRAGADEAMDVRFKVYRNGEPMLLSDVLPVLHSLGVRVVDEHPYEVDRIDGRIYLYDFGLRLPEGHQELAEVRPHVENAFAAAWRGEAEVDGFNELVLRSGLTWRQVVVLRAYAKYLRQAGTVFSQDYMESTFIAYPRIATLLVELFEVRFDPAAELDAEARQRRGDELVDTINAALDDVSSLDQDRILRSYLTLIRATLRTSFFQKMEDGGRPKSYVAFKLDPQAIPDLPAPRPKYEIFVYSPRFEGVHLRFGPVARGGLRWSDRREDFRTEVLGLVKAQMVKNTVIVPVGAKGGFVLKQKPGDRDEAVACYQEFISALLDVTDNIVSGDVVPPVDVVRHDGDDPYLVVAADKGTATFSDIANEISVAHNFWLGDAFASGGSAGYDHKKMGITARGAWESVKRHFRELGHDTQSEDFSVVGVGDMSGDVFGNGMLLSEHIRLVAAFDHRHIFLDPDPDPTSSYAERKRLFDLSRSSWQDYDEGLISEGGGVFSRTAKSVPISAQVRAALGLDDGVTQMAPPELMKAILTAPVDLFWNGGIGTYVKAASETNAEVGDKSNDAIRVNGRDLRCRVAGEGGNLGWTQLGRIEYAQAGGRIYTDFIDNAAGVDCSDHEVNIKILLNTAVADGELTVPERDELLAEMTDEVAELVLRDNYDQARALNNAQAQSASLLPVHRRMISDLERSGALDRTLEALPSDEELAARAESGLTAPEFAVLLAYVKIVLEREILTDGLADEEWTTDVLVNYFPTPMRQRFAHRMGQHRLRRDIVTTVLVNEAINRGGISFVFRVVEETAASPADVIRAYVVVREVFGLGELWDAVEALDNRVAPELQTSGYLDTRRLLDRAVRWLVTNRRSPIDVPAEIARLRNGVARLLPELEHLFYGAEREALAAHVDMTAKRGLPRDLAEQATRLMYSFGLLDVVETAAQTGRDVGEVASVYFVLSDRFRVDSLLSKISLLPREDRWQTLARMALRYDLYAALAALTSEVLDSTDAALPPQERVQVWEESNAVSIHRANRAMGEFDESRADLAALSVLLRQIRTLVRTSSAS; translated from the coding sequence ATGGACCGGCGTCCGGCGATCAAACCGGGACCCGACCTGCGGCCGGATGGCCCTGGCCGCGATGACAGTTTCGAGTCGACGACCGACCGTAACGGGTACGGCCGACTTCATACAGGAGCAACCGGGATGTCCGGTGCGAGTGTCGACACCTTGATCGACCCCGGCCTGCCACCGGTGGGTTACGACGGGGAGGACGTCGAACTCGACGAGCCGGTACCCAACGCGGAGCGCCTGGTCGCCCAGGCGGTCGCGCTGGCCGGCGGGGACCATGGCGCGGCTACCCTGGTCGACCGGTTCTGGCGGTTCGCGCCGGACGAGGAGCTGATCGGGTTCACCGCCGAGGAGATGCTCGACGCGGCCCGGGCCCACCGGGAGCTGGCCGAGCAGCGGGTCCCGGGCGAGTTGAAACTGCGCATCCACGAACCGGACGCCGAGCAGCACCACACGGTCATCGAGATCGTCACCGACGACATGCCGTTCCTGGTCGACTCGGTGACCTCCCTGCTCAACTCCCACCACCTCGACGTGCATCTGCTGGTGCACCCGCTGGTGGTGGTCCGGCGGGAGCCGCTGGGCCGGCTGGCCGAGGTGGCGGCGGACGTCGAGCCGGACGACGCGATCGACGGTGACATCGTCGAGAGCTGGATGCACATCGAGATCGACCCGATCCGGGACGCGGCCCAGCGGGACCGGCTGCGCACCGAGTTGAAGCGGGTGCTGACCGATGTGCGGGAGGCCGTCGAGGACTGGCCGAAGATGCGCCAGCGGGCCGTCGCGCTCGCCGACGAGCTGGCCGCGGTGCGTACCTCGGAGCATCGGCCGCCGGTGCCGGAGAAGGACATCACCGACTCGGTGGAGCTGCTGCGGTGGCTGGCCCACGACCACTTCACCTTCCTCGGCTACCGCGAGTACCAGCTCGTCGACATCCCGAGCGGGGACGGCGACCGGCCCGGCGGGCAGGCCCTCGAAGCGGTGCTCGGCACCGGCCTGGGCATCCTGCGGCAGGACCGCACCGAGCCCCGGACGCTGTCGTCGATGACGCCGGAGGCGCACGAGAAGGTGCTGGAGAAGCGCCTGCTCATCATCACCAAGGCGAACTCCCGGGCCACCGTGCACCGGACGGCCTACCTCGACTACATCGGCTTCAAGATCTTCAACGACGCGGGTGAGGTGATCGGGGAGCGGCGCTTCCTCGGGCTCTTCTCCACCGCGGCATACCGGACCAGCGTGCGTGAGCTGCCGGTGGTGCGCCGCAAGGTCGCCGAGGTGATGGAGCGTTCCGGGCTGAGCCCGCGCAGCCACTCCGGCAAGGACCTGCTCCAGATCCTGGAGACGTACCCCCGGGACGAGCTGTTCCAGATCAAGACCGACGACCTCTACCACGCGGTGATCGGCGTGCTCCGGATGGCCGGCCGCCGGCAGTTGCGGGTGTTCCTGCGGCGGGACGGCTACGGTCGGTTCCTCTCCTGCCTGATCTACCTGCCCCGGGACCGCTTCACCACCCAGAACCGGCTGCGCATGCAGGACATCCTGCTGCGCGAGCTGAACGGCGTCGGGGTGGACTACACCACTCGGGTCACCGAGTCGATGCTGGCCCGGGTGCACTTCATCGTCCGGACCGACCCGACCAACCCCCCCGGGGACGTCGACGCCGACCTGCTCGCCGAGGAACTGGCCGACGCCACCCGGCTGTGGGACGACGACTACCGGCTGGTGCTGGAACGCAAGCTCGGCGACGAGCAGGCCAAGCACCTGTTCACCCGGTACGCCGACGCCTTCCCGGAGGGCTACAAGGACGGGCACACGCCGTACGAGGCGATGAAGGACCTGGCCAAGCTGGAGCTGCTGGAGGAACCCGGCCAGCTCGAGATGCACCTGTTCCGCAAGCAGCTCGCGCCGCGCCACGGCGGGCGGGCGGGTGCCGACGAGGCGATGGACGTCCGGTTCAAGGTCTACCGCAACGGCGAGCCGATGCTCCTCTCCGACGTGCTGCCGGTGCTGCATTCGCTCGGCGTACGGGTGGTCGACGAGCACCCGTACGAGGTGGACCGGATCGACGGGCGGATCTACCTCTACGACTTCGGCCTGCGGCTGCCCGAGGGGCACCAGGAGCTGGCCGAGGTGCGCCCGCACGTGGAGAACGCCTTCGCCGCCGCCTGGCGGGGCGAGGCAGAGGTGGACGGCTTCAACGAGCTGGTGCTGCGCTCCGGGCTGACCTGGCGGCAGGTGGTGGTGCTGCGTGCGTACGCGAAGTACCTGCGCCAGGCGGGCACGGTCTTCTCGCAGGACTACATGGAGTCCACCTTCATCGCGTACCCGAGGATCGCCACCCTGCTGGTGGAACTGTTCGAGGTGCGCTTCGACCCGGCGGCCGAGCTGGACGCCGAGGCGCGTCAGCGGCGCGGCGACGAGCTGGTCGACACCATCAACGCCGCCCTGGACGACGTGTCCAGCCTGGACCAGGACCGGATCCTGCGGTCGTACCTGACGCTGATCCGGGCCACCCTGCGGACCAGCTTCTTCCAGAAGATGGAGGACGGCGGACGGCCCAAGTCGTACGTGGCCTTCAAGCTGGACCCGCAGGCCATCCCCGACCTGCCCGCGCCCCGACCGAAGTACGAGATCTTCGTCTACTCGCCGCGGTTCGAGGGCGTGCACCTGCGGTTCGGGCCGGTGGCCCGGGGTGGGCTGCGCTGGTCCGACCGGCGGGAGGACTTCCGTACCGAGGTGCTCGGCCTGGTCAAGGCGCAGATGGTGAAGAACACCGTGATCGTGCCGGTGGGTGCCAAGGGCGGCTTCGTGCTCAAGCAGAAGCCGGGCGACCGGGACGAGGCGGTGGCCTGCTACCAGGAGTTCATCTCGGCGCTGCTGGACGTCACCGACAACATCGTCAGCGGCGACGTGGTGCCGCCGGTCGACGTGGTGCGCCACGACGGCGACGACCCGTACCTGGTGGTGGCGGCGGACAAGGGGACGGCCACCTTCTCCGACATCGCCAACGAGATCTCCGTCGCGCACAACTTCTGGCTGGGGGACGCCTTCGCCTCCGGCGGCTCGGCCGGCTACGACCACAAGAAGATGGGCATCACCGCCCGGGGCGCCTGGGAGTCGGTCAAGCGGCACTTCCGCGAGCTGGGGCACGACACCCAGTCCGAGGACTTCAGCGTGGTCGGCGTGGGCGACATGTCCGGCGACGTGTTCGGCAACGGGATGCTGCTCAGCGAGCACATCCGGCTGGTGGCCGCCTTCGACCACCGGCACATCTTCCTCGACCCGGACCCGGACCCAACCAGCTCGTACGCCGAGCGGAAGCGGTTGTTCGACCTGTCCCGCTCGTCGTGGCAGGACTACGACGAGGGGCTGATCTCCGAGGGCGGCGGGGTGTTCTCCCGTACCGCGAAGTCGGTGCCGATCTCGGCGCAGGTCCGCGCGGCGCTCGGCCTCGACGACGGGGTCACCCAGATGGCGCCGCCGGAGTTGATGAAGGCGATCCTGACCGCTCCGGTGGACCTGTTCTGGAACGGCGGCATCGGCACCTACGTCAAGGCGGCCAGCGAGACCAACGCCGAGGTGGGGGACAAGTCCAACGACGCGATCCGGGTCAACGGCCGGGACCTGCGCTGCCGGGTGGCCGGCGAGGGCGGGAACCTGGGCTGGACCCAGCTCGGCCGGATCGAGTACGCCCAGGCCGGCGGGCGGATCTACACCGACTTCATCGACAACGCGGCCGGGGTGGACTGCTCCGACCACGAGGTGAACATCAAGATCCTGCTCAACACGGCGGTCGCCGACGGGGAGCTGACCGTCCCGGAGCGGGACGAGCTGCTCGCCGAGATGACCGACGAGGTCGCCGAGCTGGTGCTGCGGGACAACTACGACCAGGCGCGGGCGTTGAACAACGCCCAGGCTCAGTCCGCGTCGCTGCTGCCGGTGCACCGGCGGATGATCAGTGACCTGGAACGCTCGGGTGCGCTGGACCGCACGCTGGAGGCGCTGCCGTCGGACGAGGAACTGGCCGCCCGGGCCGAGTCCGGGCTGACCGCGCCGGAGTTCGCGGTGCTGCTCGCGTACGTGAAGATCGTGCTCGAGCGGGAGATCCTCACCGACGGGCTGGCCGACGAGGAGTGGACGACCGACGTTCTGGTCAACTACTTCCCGACCCCGATGCGGCAGCGCTTCGCCCACCGGATGGGGCAGCACCGGCTGCGCCGGGACATCGTCACCACCGTGCTGGTGAACGAGGCGATCAACCGGGGCGGCATCTCGTTCGTGTTCCGGGTGGTCGAGGAGACGGCGGCCTCCCCGGCGGACGTGATCCGGGCGTACGTGGTGGTCCGCGAGGTCTTCGGGCTCGGGGAGCTGTGGGACGCGGTCGAGGCGCTGGACAACCGGGTCGCCCCGGAGTTGCAGACCAGCGGCTACCTGGACACCCGGCGGCTGCTGGACCGGGCGGTGCGCTGGCTGGTCACCAACCGGCGTTCGCCGATCGACGTGCCGGCCGAGATCGCCCGTCTGCGGAACGGCGTGGCGCGTCTCCTGCCGGAGCTGGAGCACCTCTTCTACGGTGCCGAACGGGAGGCCCTGGCCGCGCACGTCGACATGACGGCCAAGCGGGGGCTGCCCCGGGACCTGGCCGAGCAGGCGACCCGGCTGATGTACAGCTTCGGCCTGCTCGACGTGGTGGAGACGGCGGCGCAGACCGGCCGGGACGTGGGTGAGGTGGCCTCGGTCTACTTCGTCCTCTCCGACCGGTTCCGGGTCGACTCGCTGCTGTCGAAGATCTCCCTGTTGCCCCGGGAGGACCGCTGGCAGACCCTGGCCCGGATGGCGTTGCGGTACGACCTCTACGCCGCCCTGGCCGCGCTCACCAGCGAGGTGCTGGACTCCACCGACGCGGCCCTGCCGCCGCAGGAGCGGGTGCAGGTCTGGGAGGAGTCCAACGCCGTGTCGATCCACCGGGCCAACCGGGCGATGGGGGAGTTCGACGAGTCCCGGGCGGACCTCGCCGCGCTCTCCGTCCTGCTCCGGCAGATCCGTACGCTGGTGCGTACGTCCTCGGCGAGCTGA
- a CDS encoding class F sortase yields MNWSDVRTSAGGRHGVPWRAAGAAVVVALIGVIGAGLLGMGLTASEPSRPPQPVVGAAASGAGTEPEATYPDPTDLASDLDPDTDPGAMAPSEPTTISIPRIGVDARIMSLGVEADGTVQVPPLEQAQLAGWYRLGPTPGEIGNAVIVGHVDSSYTGPAVFFDLGALVPGDTISVARKDGSSAVFKVDLVRAYPKTEFPSDLVYGYNDRAALRVVTCGGQFDEDTRNYPDNIIVFATLVT; encoded by the coding sequence ATGAACTGGTCTGACGTGAGGACGTCCGCCGGCGGCCGTCACGGGGTACCGTGGCGCGCCGCCGGCGCGGCCGTGGTGGTGGCCCTGATCGGGGTCATCGGTGCCGGACTGCTCGGCATGGGACTGACCGCATCGGAACCGTCCCGGCCGCCGCAGCCGGTGGTCGGGGCGGCCGCATCCGGCGCCGGCACCGAACCGGAGGCGACCTACCCGGACCCCACCGATCTGGCCAGCGACCTCGACCCGGACACCGATCCGGGGGCGATGGCCCCGTCCGAACCGACCACCATCTCCATTCCCCGAATCGGGGTGGACGCCAGGATCATGTCGCTCGGGGTGGAGGCGGACGGCACCGTGCAGGTGCCCCCGCTGGAGCAGGCGCAGCTCGCCGGCTGGTACCGGCTCGGTCCCACCCCCGGCGAGATCGGCAACGCGGTGATCGTCGGGCACGTCGACTCCAGCTACACCGGCCCGGCCGTCTTCTTCGACCTCGGCGCGCTGGTGCCCGGCGACACCATCTCGGTCGCCCGGAAGGACGGCAGCTCCGCCGTCTTCAAGGTCGACCTGGTACGGGCGTACCCGAAGACGGAGTTCCCGTCCGACCTGGTCTACGGCTACAACGACCGGGCCGCGCTGCGGGTGGTCACCTGCGGCGGGCAGTTCGACGAGGACACCCGTAACTACCCGGACAACATCATCGTCTTCGCCACCCTGGTGACGTGA
- a CDS encoding response regulator, with the protein MSAPIRVVVVDDHPVFRLGMTALLSTLDGIDCVGEAADVATALQVVTRVRPTVVLMDLHFGQGSGVEATRVLTRDHPDVGVLVVTMLSDDASLVAAMRAGARGYLLKGASAADVERSIRAVASGDLVLGAAVAGRAAMLFRAGPGQPEPFPQLTDREREILGLLARGLPNAGIAQRLGLSPKTVRNNVSAILVKLQVNSRAEAITAARDEGLGTPSSG; encoded by the coding sequence GTGAGCGCACCGATCCGGGTCGTCGTGGTGGACGATCACCCCGTCTTCCGGCTCGGCATGACGGCGTTGCTGTCCACGCTCGACGGTATCGACTGCGTGGGCGAGGCCGCCGACGTGGCGACCGCGTTGCAGGTCGTCACCCGCGTACGGCCCACGGTCGTGCTGATGGACCTGCACTTCGGGCAGGGGTCCGGCGTCGAGGCGACCCGGGTGCTCACCCGCGACCACCCCGACGTCGGCGTGCTGGTCGTCACCATGCTCTCCGACGACGCGTCGCTGGTCGCGGCGATGCGCGCCGGGGCCCGTGGCTACCTGCTCAAGGGCGCCAGCGCCGCCGACGTGGAGCGCAGCATCCGTGCGGTGGCCAGCGGGGACCTGGTTCTCGGCGCCGCTGTCGCGGGTCGCGCCGCGATGCTGTTCCGCGCCGGTCCCGGCCAACCGGAGCCGTTCCCGCAGCTCACCGACCGGGAACGGGAGATCCTCGGGCTGCTGGCCCGGGGCCTGCCCAACGCCGGGATCGCGCAGCGGCTCGGGCTGAGCCCCAAGACGGTACGCAACAACGTCTCCGCCATCCTGGTGAAGCTTCAGGTGAACAGCCGTGCCGAGGCGATCACCGCGGCCCGGGACGAGGGACTGGGCACCCCTTCGTCCGGGTGA